GCCGAGAGCTCTTCCAATGGCAGGAGGCAGTTCTACGTCAATCTCTGGGAGGCGAACCGGAGGCAGCTTCTGGCGTCCGGCATCGCGCCGGAGCGCATCGCCGTCATCGGGGAGTGCACAGGCTGCTCGCGCAACGCTGCAGGCGAGAGGCGCTACTTCTCACACCGCGTTGAGCATGGCGTGGCAGGCCGCATGTTGAATGCGATCGGGGTCGTCGCATAAAGAACTGATTCGAAGCTCTGGCCTTGCATCTGGCTGTAGTCGAACTGCAACAAATGGCAAGCAGACGCGGAACATAACTGATGAGCGAAAGAAAGCAAGCGCCTCCTTTCGATGATGGTGCAGCGGTGAGCTTCCGACTACATCGCTGGAGGGTGATGCGGATCGACGCTCTCAACCTTCTTCGCCTTGGCCGGGTCGGGCGGGTTCACTGAATCGCGCAGTTCCTTGGAAGGTTTGAAGAAGGGAACTCGCTTCGCAGGAACATCAACTTTGGCTCCAGTCTTCGGATTGCGGCCAGTCCGGGCGTTTCTCTGCCGCGTCCTGAAACTGCCGAAGCCGCGAATCTCAATCTTGTCGCCGGATTTGAGGGCGCCGATGACAGACTCAAAGAGGGTATCGACGATAACTTCGCCATCGCGGCGGGTCAAGTCGCCCAGTGCGGTCACCTTGTCGACAAGATCAGCTTTGGTCATGAGTGAGATTCCTTTCCTGCATTTGGGGAGGGCTTGTGGGTATCGCCGACATTCCCTTTGTTATTGATTGTAGATGGGATGTGGGTTTTTAGGGAGAAGGATGCTTCAAAAGAAATAAAGAAGTGATCATGTTGCCAATAGATGCTGAAAAATGTGTCCAGGTCACTAACCTGAAGAAAAAAGACCCCTTCTTCAGGGGCCTCATTCGAATCAGATTTCACTATCTCAGGTAAATCTTGATCTGCCGTCTTTTACTTCCACATGAAGTAAAAGCCCGGAGCGCGGTTCAGTAGCTGGCTGGGGTTGGGAAACAGGTCTTCGCCGTCATCGGCAAGAACCGCCAGCAGGCCACGTTTGTTCTTCGGGGGGCGAACAATAGTTGGTTCCCCCGAGATTCCCACATCACGCGCGGTATCGATCAGCGCCGTGCGGAAGCCACCGATTTTGTCGATCAATCCCAGCGGAAGCGACTGCGAACCCGTCCACACCTGGCCCGTAGCCAGCGGCTTGATCTTATCCGCGGTAGTGTGACGTCCCGTAGCCACATCGCTGACGAACTGGGTGTACATATTGTCCACCAGCGACTGAAAGTAAGCCTGCTCCTTCGGTGTCAGATCGCGGCTCGGGTCGCCCGCATCCTTCAGTTCGCCGGCTGTGATCGTGATGTTCTTCAGCTTGGCCCAGCGCAGCAGATCGCCGTAGTTGGTCCACTCCATGATCACGCCGATGGAGCCGACCACTGAAGCGTCGTTGGCATAAATCTTGTCGCAGCCGCTCGCGATGTAATATGCGCCGGAGGCTCCCACCGACTCGACCGAGGCGACAATCTTCTTATGCTTCTCGCGCCGAATGCGCATCACTTCCTGGTAGACCTCCTGCGAGGCCGCCGCGCCGCCGCCGGGCGAGTTGATGTGCAGCAGGATCGCCTTGACCGAGGAGTCGTCTCCAAACTTTCTAAGCTCCGCGTTGATCGCCTCCGGCGAAAGAATGACGCCAGTAATATCGACGACTGCGATCGCGTTGCTGCTGAGTGCAAGGCCCGCGCCGGTTCCCGTGACTGAGCGCATCGTCACCCACACCATCACGCTGATCAGCAGGCACAATGCGGCAAACGATCCGCCAATGACTCCGACGTAGAACCACGGCGAGCGCTTGACCGGAGGCGCGGCGTTATACGGCGGCCTGTAAGCCGGCGGGTATCCTGCCGGATACCGAGGCTGATAGCCGGGAGGATACCCCGGCGCTCCATATGGAGGCGGCGGATACGCCGAAGCGGGCGCGGCATACGGGCCGGACTGCGGCGGCGGAGGCGGCGTTGACGGAGGAGTTGCGGGCGATGGATGTTCGAAATCTTCCGGCATGGTGTGGAGTGTAGCAGGGTGACGTTACCTCGAAAAGTCGAGGTTGCCGGCGCCGAGTGCAACGCCACGACGGCAGTTCCTGCCGCCACACCCGAACTTTCCGCCGTCACCCTCATAAAATGCTTTAGTTGAACCGAAATTCCTGAAAATCCGTCAAATGATTGCAGTATGATGAACGGCATTCCCGTTCTATTCTCGTCGCGATTCTAGGGGGTCGCCCCACGGGGATTTTGGAAAGGTCTTTTGAAGCCCATGGCGCATCCGCAGTTGAGTATCGTTATCCCGGCCTACAACGAGAGCGGCCGCATTGAAGATGCGCTGGAGAGAGTTACGTCCTGCATCGACCAGCAGGGCTGGGACGCAGAGGTTCTGGTCGTCGACGACGGGTCGAAGGACTCCACGGCGGCCATCGTGCAGAGCTGGATGCTCAATTATCCCCGGCTCCACCTGGTCCAGAATCCAGGCAACCGCGGCAAGGGATACTCAGTGCGTAACGGTCTGCTGCAGGCTGCCGGCGACATCGTGATGTTCACCGACGCTGACCTTTCGGCTCCGATGGAAGAGGCTGAGAGGCTCATCGCGGCCATCCACGATGGTGCCGACGTTGCGATCGGCTCCCGCTGGCTCGACCGCGCGCGCCAGACCATCCACCAGCCGCTCTACCGACAGTTCTTCGGGCGGTGTTTCAACTGGATCACTCGCACGGTGATGGGCCTTCCCTTCAAGGACACGCAGTGCGGCTTCAAGGCCTTCCGTCGTCCCGTTGCGCAGGTCATCTTCCGCCTTCAGACCATCGAGCGCTGGGGCTTCGACCCAGAGATTCTCTTCATCGCGCGCAAGCTGAAGTACGTCATCCGCGAGGTTCCGGTCACCTGGGGCCATGACGAGCGCAGCCGCATCAGCTACCTCAGGGACGGAATGAAGATGCTCGAGGACATGGCTCGCATCCGCGCCAACTCCATCGCAGGCCGTTACGACGAGGCCATCGCTGCCATCAAGGACACCAGCGCAATGGTCACTCCACCGGTCGCCAAGTCCGCCGTTGCTGTCGATCAAGTGGCGAAGGCCGGAGCGCCGCAGTAAACCCGCTCCCACCCTCAAAATGCTCCGAAACTGCTCCCGTTCCACGAACGGTCTGGTATATGCAAAATCCTGCTCACAGAACGCAAAATTATACAGGGTTGAGAATCTTGTAAACTTTGCAGCAGGGTCTCTTACGTCGCGGTACCAGCTCTGACTCCTCCCGATATGACCTGATTGTCGTACTGTGCCCTAGCCGATTTGGGTACAGTCATGCTTCCTTCTGCTTGCTACCTTGGTTTTGACCCATTCGTTGGGCTCGCTGTATCTATCGCAGGCCTTGAAAACATTGGTGGAATCGACCAAGGGAGCTGTATGAAGTATCGGGTCCCCCCGCGCGGGGTAAGTTTGATTTTGGGGTTTGCGAGCGCACTGGCGCTGATCGGGTGTGGATCAGGCGTCGTACCTGCGTCCATTGGTTCAGGCAGCTCAGGCAGTTCGACTGGCTCAACCGGGAGTTCGACGGGCTCGTCGGGAAGTTCGACGGGATCCTCTGGCACAACCACACCGAACACGGTCGCACTCGCCGGAATGATTCAGGGCGGCCAGAAGCCCATCGTCGGTGCCAGCGTGTCCATGTACGCAGCGGGAACGACGGGTTACGGCACAGGAGCTGTCTCGATCCTTAACGGTTCGACGTCCGTCGTCACAGACGCAAAGGGCAGCTTCAGCATCAGCAGTTACACCTGCCCCTCCGCAACCTCGCAGGTCTATCTCATCGCCACGGGCGGCGACGCCGGCTCCGGCGAGAACAGCAGGATCGTCCTGATGTCCGCGCTCGGCAACTGCGGCAGCATCGAGTCCAGCTCCACTGTCAACATGAACGAGGTCGCGACGGTCGTCTCCGTCTACGCGCTGTCGCAGTTCATGACGCCCGGAAGCACGGCCGTTGGAACCAGCGCCACAAACGTGACCGGCCTGGTGAACGCCTTTCAGACGGCCGCAAACCTGGTCGACTTCTACGCTGGAACCCTGCGCTCCACGACGCTGGCCGCCAACGGCACCATTCCGCAAAGCACCATCAACACTCTCGCGAACATCGTCGCCGCCTGCGTCAATACCACCGGCAACACCACCGCCTGCTCTTCGCTCTTCTCGGCGGCCACGCCGCAGGGAGGCTCAGCACCGGGAGACACGCTCGCCGCGACGCTCGACATCGCTCTCAACCCGGGCAACAGCGTCAGCGCGCTTTACAACCTCATTCCTTCGAATAGCCCGTTCCACCCAAGCCTCGCCGGAGCGCCCAACGACTGGACGATCAGCGTCGAATACACCGGCGGCGGTCTCAACTACGGCCAGCTGCTCGCCATTGATGGTGAGGGCAACGTCTGGGTCCCCAACGCCATTGACCCTGGAACTATCAGCGAGTTCAGCCCCACGGGCGCTGCTCTCTCCGGAACCACTGGCTTCAGAGGCGGCGGGCTCAGCTATCCCCAGGCCCTCGCGATCGATACCACCGGAAACGTCTGGGCCGCCAACGAAGGCAACAGTACTGTCAGCGAGCACACCTCCGGCGGAACGCCGCTCTCAGGATCAGGCTTCACCGTGCCAGGACCCACCAAGCCCTTCGCCCTGGCGCTCGATGCCGCAGGCAACGTCTTCACCGCCAACGGCAACAACACCGTCACCAAGCTGAACAGCTCCGGCACGCTGAAGGCAACGATCGTCAACGGAGGCCTCGATTATCCCTACGCCGTTGCCATCGACTCCAGCCAGAGCCTCTGGGTTGCGAACTATGGCGTCAGCAACAGCGTCTCCAGGTTCTCCAACACAGGCACGCCTGTCTCGACCACCGCCTCCACTGGCGGCGGAATCTCGGGCGCAGTTGGCGTCGCAGTCGACGCACACAGCAACGTCTGGGTCGCCAACTTCAACAGCAGCTCAGTCAGCCAGCTCAACAGCGCTGGCACGCCGCTCTCAGGAACTGGATTCGCCACCTCTGCTGATGTCAGCGCCGTGGCCATCGACGGCAGCAACACCGTCTGGGCAGCCAACACCG
This genomic interval from Edaphobacter bradus contains the following:
- a CDS encoding HU family DNA-binding protein, with protein sequence MTKADLVDKVTALGDLTRRDGEVIVDTLFESVIGALKSGDKIEIRGFGSFRTRQRNARTGRNPKTGAKVDVPAKRVPFFKPSKELRDSVNPPDPAKAKKVESVDPHHPPAM
- the sppA gene encoding signal peptide peptidase SppA, with translation MPEDFEHPSPATPPSTPPPPPQSGPYAAPASAYPPPPYGAPGYPPGYQPRYPAGYPPAYRPPYNAAPPVKRSPWFYVGVIGGSFAALCLLISVMVWVTMRSVTGTGAGLALSSNAIAVVDITGVILSPEAINAELRKFGDDSSVKAILLHINSPGGGAAASQEVYQEVMRIRREKHKKIVASVESVGASGAYYIASGCDKIYANDASVVGSIGVIMEWTNYGDLLRWAKLKNITITAGELKDAGDPSRDLTPKEQAYFQSLVDNMYTQFVSDVATGRHTTADKIKPLATGQVWTGSQSLPLGLIDKIGGFRTALIDTARDVGISGEPTIVRPPKNKRGLLAVLADDGEDLFPNPSQLLNRAPGFYFMWK
- a CDS encoding dolichyl-phosphate beta-glucosyltransferase, with the protein product MAHPQLSIVIPAYNESGRIEDALERVTSCIDQQGWDAEVLVVDDGSKDSTAAIVQSWMLNYPRLHLVQNPGNRGKGYSVRNGLLQAAGDIVMFTDADLSAPMEEAERLIAAIHDGADVAIGSRWLDRARQTIHQPLYRQFFGRCFNWITRTVMGLPFKDTQCGFKAFRRPVAQVIFRLQTIERWGFDPEILFIARKLKYVIREVPVTWGHDERSRISYLRDGMKMLEDMARIRANSIAGRYDEAIAAIKDTSAMVTPPVAKSAVAVDQVAKAGAPQ
- a CDS encoding NHL repeat-containing protein, encoding MKYRVPPRGVSLILGFASALALIGCGSGVVPASIGSGSSGSSTGSTGSSTGSSGSSTGSSGTTTPNTVALAGMIQGGQKPIVGASVSMYAAGTTGYGTGAVSILNGSTSVVTDAKGSFSISSYTCPSATSQVYLIATGGDAGSGENSRIVLMSALGNCGSIESSSTVNMNEVATVVSVYALSQFMTPGSTAVGTSATNVTGLVNAFQTAANLVDFYAGTLRSTTLAANGTIPQSTINTLANIVAACVNTTGNTTACSSLFSAATPQGGSAPGDTLAATLDIALNPGNSVSALYNLIPSNSPFHPSLAGAPNDWTISVEYTGGGLNYGQLLAIDGEGNVWVPNAIDPGTISEFSPTGAALSGTTGFRGGGLSYPQALAIDTTGNVWAANEGNSTVSEHTSGGTPLSGSGFTVPGPTKPFALALDAAGNVFTANGNNTVTKLNSSGTLKATIVNGGLDYPYAVAIDSSQSLWVANYGVSNSVSRFSNTGTPVSTTASTGGGISGAVGVAVDAHSNVWVANFNSSSVSQLNSAGTPLSGTGFATSADVSAVAIDGSNTVWAANTDGSISHLASNGTAISPATGYVSAGATGEVGIAIDPSGNVWTTDNYVNSIFEYVGAASPAVVPLQQAVKNKQLGQRP